The window ACCTGGAAGCGGGCCACCTCGAGGCCGAACCCCCCCACCCGGTGGCGGAGCCCTTCCGCTTCCAAAAGGGGCCTCATTCCCGCTCCAGGATAACGAGCAGGGCGGTGACCAAAAGGGCCACCCCCAGGAGGACCAGCCCCAGGGCCAAAGCGGCCTCCACTTCCCCTTTACGCGTCTCCACCACGATGGCCGTGGTGAGGACCCGGGTGTGGTGGCGGATGTCCCCGCCCACCAAGGTGGCCGCCCCCACCTCGCTGATGGCCCCCCCGAAGCCCGCGGCCAGCGCGGCCGCCAGGGTGCGGCGGCTTTCCCAAAAGAGGGTGGGGAGGACCTGGCCCTCCTTCCCCCCTAGGCTTTTCACCAGAAGCCGCACCTCCTCCACCCGCCCCCGGGCCCCGGAAAAGGTAAAGGCGGCGATGAGGGGAAAGGCCAGGAGGGCCTCCGCCAGGACCATGGCGAAAGGGGTGTAGAGGAGGCCCATAAAGCCCAAAGGCCCCGAGCGGGAGAGGAGAAGGTACAGGAAAAGCCCCACCACCACCGAGGGCAAGGCCATGCCCGCGTAGAGGAGCGCCTGCCCCAGAAACCCCCCGCCCCTCAGGGCCAGCCAAAGCCCTAAGGGGACGGCCAAAAGGGCCGAAAGCAGGGTGGCCGCCCCCGCCACCCAGAGGCTTCTTAGGGTGATCTCCCAAAGCTCAGCGGCTTCCACCGAGGGGCAGGATACACCGCCCCCCTAGGGGCCGGAAGAGGGGTTCCCCCTCCTTGGTGAGGCCCAGGATGAGGCGGGTGGCCTCTTCAGAGGCCAAGAAGGCGCGGAGCTTCCGGGCCTCCCCCGCCTTGGCCCCTTTGGGGACGAGGTAGAAGGTGTACTGGTTGAGGAGGAGGGGGTCTTCCCGCCGGTACAGGGCCGCAAGCCCCCGCTTCTTTCCCACGGTGAGGTGGGTGGCCAGGTCGGAGAGGGTGTAGGCCCCCTTTTCCGCCGCCAGGGCCAGGGTCTGGCCCATCCCCGCGCCGGATTCCAGGTACCAGGGAGGCCCCGGCCGGATGCCCGCCCGCTCCCAAAGGAAACGCTCCTTCAAATGGGTGCCCGAGCGGTCCCCCCGGGAGACAAAGGGGGCCTGGGCCCGGGCGATGCGCCTGAGGGCCTCGAGCACCTCCCTAGCCTCCCGGACCTTGGCGGGGTCTTCCTTCGGCCCCACCAAGAGGTAGGCGTTCTGGGCCAGGCAGAGCCTTTGGGAGATGTGCCCTTGGCGTACGGCCTTTTCCTCCAGCTCCGGGGCGTGCACCAGGACCGCGTCCACATCCCCCCGCTCCGCCAGGGTCAGGGCCTGGCCCGTGCCCACCGCCAGGACCTCCACCCGCACCCCAGAGGCCCGGGTAAAGGGGGGGAGGAGGCGGTCCAGGAGGCCGGAATCGTACACGCTGGTGGT of the Thermus oshimai DSM 12092 genome contains:
- a CDS encoding substrate-binding domain-containing protein, with protein sequence MRLLGLLPFLLLAQALRLATTTSVYDSGLLDRLLPPFTRASGVRVEVLAVGTGQALTLAERGDVDAVLVHAPELEEKAVRQGHISQRLCLAQNAYLLVGPKEDPAKVREAREVLEALRRIARAQAPFVSRGDRSGTHLKERFLWERAGIRPGPPWYLESGAGMGQTLALAAEKGAYTLSDLATHLTVGKKRGLAALYRREDPLLLNQYTFYLVPKGAKAGEARKLRAFLASEEATRLILGLTKEGEPLFRPLGGRCILPLGGSR
- a CDS encoding ABC transporter permease; translation: MEAAELWEITLRSLWVAGAATLLSALLAVPLGLWLALRGGGFLGQALLYAGMALPSVVVGLFLYLLLSRSGPLGFMGLLYTPFAMVLAEALLAFPLIAAFTFSGARGRVEEVRLLVKSLGGKEGQVLPTLFWESRRTLAAALAAGFGGAISEVGAATLVGGDIRHHTRVLTTAIVVETRKGEVEAALALGLVLLGVALLVTALLVILERE